In Scomber japonicus isolate fScoJap1 chromosome 3, fScoJap1.pri, whole genome shotgun sequence, the genomic window TACCAATGAATCCCAACTCGACCACGATTTCATAGATTTTTCTTGAGTTTATCCCTGATATTTTGGCCAGTTAATCAGGttccaacttttaaaaaatggacaGAGATCTCCTAAATGTGCCACCATCTCTACACCAACCCATTGCTTAATGTTAAATCTCACTGAGATGGTTTATTATTCAAGatgtatttacatgtatttaacGTTCTGAGGAAGACATTCATTTCTACTACATTgtattctttaaaatgtctttatcttGTTTACAAGACTGTGGTTGTTTCATGATGAGAACTGTAAGGGGGTCTATAATTGTAGCAAACTATTACAACGTAAATCAGCGAACCAAGAAAGCTGCAATCAAAAAGTTTTATAAATaagctgtaaaacaaaataacatgAGAACACAAATTTCCAAATgacattgtttgtttattcaacaAGATATAATGAGCCACATAATGTATGCAAGCTGCAATAAGACGTGATGATACATCAAAACAACAACTTGTAGATTTCTACAAGACACACTGTACTCAGACAGAGTAAAGGAACAGCTGTCTttataaaagacacaaaaattgGAGAACAGATCACAAACTGCTCTTTAAGAGCATGTCTGAATGAGGTGAATAATTTgctcttaataaaaaaaagaaaaacgtgAAAAATGACCCTAAAACAgatcaaaatgttattttcacaaTGTGATGACAACCAGTCACTAAATATGAccaattctctctcttttaaaaaaacaatatcacaGGAAAATTGTGACAAGGTGATATTAAGCATGTGGATCTTAATTAATCACATGAAGTGGTTTAAAGTCCACTATGATAAAATGTCCATAAAAAGGACAATTAAGGTTTTTCATAACGATTAATATTAATCAAGAGGTAACAAATGTCAACATAGCATTATATTGTAACAATATTTGACATGTAGTGAGGCATAAAAGTATCACTAGAAAATTGTGATAGCCTGAttttaaacaaacttttttgaaaaaaaaagataaacatttgGATCTTACAACAGATCAGTTTTGAGTAATCACAGAGATTAAAGTGAGATAAAGTCCATTATAACAATATGTCCAATAAAAGGACAGTTACATATATGATCAAAatgatcaatactgatcaaAAGGTAACAAATGTTACCATAACATTATATACTACCAATACATGAAGTACAATGAAGCATAATAACAATTGCTGATGCAATCAGATTTAGTTCATGCAACATGCATGACAAGATGCTCTTTCTTCACTTGAAAGATATTGTTGCTGTCATTTCCTTAAGAAATGTCATcgagcacaaacacaaaaacacacaaatgatccttctgtatacagaagaaCAAGTGAATTAAATCTCAAATAATTCAGTCCAGTAATCTTTGACCAACATGGTCATCTGAGTTTGTCTGTAGTGACTCCAGTCTGTATGAGTCTACCACGGCCTCCAGAGGGCGCTGTTGACTGGACTCTTCTCTTTAGTGATGCTGGTCTGGACTGTGGAGCTCAGAGGAGAGAAGTCAGCCTCTCTCAGGTTCTTCTCAGAGGAAGACTGCAGCTTGTTGAAATGGTTCAGCAGTCTTCCTTGCTGTTgattctgctgctgcagctgtgtcaGGAAGCAAACTGTCATCTCCAGGATGTCTGCTTTCTCCATCTTGGAGTCTGGCTGCTGTTTGAGGAACTTTGGACCCAGGAGAGACTTGAGCTGCTCAATGCTGCTGTTGATTCGCTCTCTCCGTAACTTTTCCACCAGAGGCTttctgagctgaagaaagaagaacaaagtcATTAATACACTTATTCTGGAGTTTAATGATAGCATGAATAAAGAAACTTCTCATTAAAATATTGAGTCATCATGAATCATCAATTTACCTTGTGGGTCAGAGTCTGATGCTCCTGAGAGTTGGTCATTGCTGCAGTGATTGTAGGTGCCATAGCTGGATCTCTGTGCTGTAGAGGTCTCTGTAGAGAGAATCTGATCTCTGCTGGCTGCATCCTCCTATTTATAGTCCCACATCTCCATATGAATGTGTGGGTCTTGGTGTGGCTGAggtttctcacagtctcagccaatcagagagcatgGTGAGGTAATAAAGGATACAACGTGCTGAATGCAGTTATTGCCTGAGGGACAATGGTTAAATCCCAGGGGAACAGGTGGAGGACTGGGGGGGCTGATGGAGAGAGATTCACTGAGCTCTGTGTGAATCTGGGAAAGTGGTGACCCTGTAGAGATCAGATTTACTGCCTGATTCTGGGATCAATGACTTTGACTGAGCACACGCTCATCAACCCATCACACACGTGAGGAAATAACATCAGCGGTATAATGTTTGAATTACACGTGGGATAGAAATAAATGTAACCAATCTTATTGAGCCAAAATTTAAAACATAGCATCTGTAACTTGTGCCATTTATCCTCCATTTTTAATTGATCGTTTTTctagatattttattttatacaatttGATAATTTTTATCTCAATTGTTTTTTCATCAATAATacaaacatttgtaaaacaGTACTATAACATGTAAAAAATACAGTGAGACTCCCAGTCATGACACTTGAAATAAGCTGAGAACAGTAATCATGCTGCTGTCCAGATGTAACAGAGTCTTTTGACACGTGCCTCAGTGTGAGTAGAGAGTAGATCTCACTTTCCCACACTGACTCCCTGTACACTGTGGTCAATGAAACACAAAGGGACTCCTGTGACAGATGCTTGCTGTGTGCTGTTATAGAAACAGAGCATGACATCACCAACCATCTGGAGGGAAAGGACGCCATTGGCTGGCTCTGGCAGTTTGTAAAATTTGAATTTACAGTTGAAAATCTTCAACAAAGTATCACAAGAATGATTTTGAATCTCACTGATGAGCTTCCAGTGATCATCATACATGTTGAACTTCCAATTAAAGCAATGTTGATGTATTAATGAACTTTTCATCAAAATGTTTGCTCTTCATGTGAAGGTGGGAGGCTGAGGCAGCTGTTTGGTGAAGTGTGCCAAATCCCTTTAGAGAATTAGTCTGCTGCTGGTGGGGAGGATGTCATTCACACTCAACTTTGATCTCCAGAGCTTTCCCACACTCCGTGTATTAACAGAAAATAGGCATGTGCCCCACTACTAATGGACTTTTTGAATAAACTGGCACAAGCAGCATGCAGGCGCCAAGGATAGAGGGAGGGGGCCAGAGAACCCATGTAGGATCCTCCTCtagaaataataattatactgAAATGTGGGTAAACAAGGCATATATGAGAAAGTGAATTAATGATTTCACATTATAAGGTCATGAATAAACAATTAATACAGTAGGGTCAGAGTCAAAACACCATATTAAGCAGCTTTGTGCACTCAGGTATAATGTGACATGAATTGTGTTGTGATTAAAGCAGTTTGAGATACAGcatgaatgaaaagtgcagcactatttaatatattattatgtctTGTTTGTTATTGaagctttctctttttttaagacTCACATCGATGAAGGTTAGCTTTATTGTGTTCGTGGttcatttaaaaattaaatgggCACTGGGCATGTTGATGAGAGGAGACCATTTTGAGTGAAAGTGCTGCTATTTATTTTCCAGTTGAATGATTAGAAACTACTATAAAGTGTACAACCTCATATCAATACTCTGTGAGAGAATTATTAATTCACAATCATTtcaatttttaattttcaataAGATAGAAGGCAAATTATTGAGCAAAAAGCCACTTTCTTTTAAAGAAAGATGGAACATAGATAAGattgagaaaatgttttgaaatgtgaaaacTAACTGCCGTCTTTTCAAATCCATGTATCAAAAGGATGTGTTTCTCAGACACAGATGAGAAattttacagattattttttgtttgatgaTGAATATATAGGCAGGTTAGATACAGGACTCTGTGCAAAACCCTAAAAGTTTTAATTTTGACAAGATAAAATTGTGATATCTATCAGGAATAGATTGAATGATCTTCATTTAGGGCATCAGAGCCCCTTTTAATGTCTGTCCCCATGGGCAGAGGTCTACAGCTATTGTCCCACAGGGGCTCTGTGAGTGAGTTTTCCCTGGTTTCCCACAGTCTGTCCTTTCACTGCTTTCAGTGGAGGAACAATAGAAGTGTGCCGTATTATCTGTCACTCTAGAGACAATGTGTGACCTCTTTAAAGAGGGAAATGGTTAACTTCAAACACTTTATATTAAAACACCTGCAGCTGCTGACAGTTTTGCTAAAGGGATGCTGCAACACAATTctatttgatatttaaaattTTCTCATTTGCCTTTATGACTCAGCCTACTCCTTATAAATACAGTGTGATAACATTGATGATCTTTCTAGAAGAAACATTGTTGTTGAACATAATTCAAATTTATTATGTTGAGATGTACGTTCAACAGTTATCTTACCTAGGATGCACAAATACTATATGTGCTGACATTTAACTCGATATGAGGTATGATCTATAATAGAGACATTTATCAAGTAAGTCAGATGGATTCaatgaaaaactgaagaaaGTATCTTTTTCATCATTATATTGAGGATACACAAAATATCATGAAACACCAAAATTTGCAACTGGCAGTGTTTTTTATTCAACATGGCACAATGAGCCACATAAAGtatgaaatattcaacaggAGGTGATGATACATCACAACAAAAGCTTGTAGATTTCTACAAGACACACTGTACTCAGACAGAGTAAAGGAACAACTGTCTttataaaagacaaacaattgTCAGTATTTGAGGACACAGTACTCACTGACAAGGGATTAATACACTTAGAGAAGTAAAAGCTGATTTTACAACAGATCTCAATGTTGTTATTAACCACAGAATTCATTCACAGAATTTAAAACTCTGGTTGTGTGACATCAAtgaaaccttttaaaataaaaggataaaaatatcttaaaatagaTCACGTCAGAGTAAAGTTAATTATAATATCATAATTGACATTTTTGAATTgattaataacaataaagagGTAACAAATACTAACATGGCATTACACTGTAACAATATTTGACATGTAGTGAGGCATAAAAGTATCACTAGAAAATTGTGATAGCCTGATTTTAAACAaactttttagaaaaaaaagataaacatttgGATCTTACAACAGATCAGTTTTGAGTAATCACAGAGATTAAAGTGAGATAAAGTCCATTATAACAATATGTCCAATAAAAGGACAGTTACATATATGATCAAAatgatcaatactgatcaaAAGGTAACAAATGTTACCATAACATTATATACTACCAATACATGAAGTACAATGAAGCATAATAACAATTGCTGATGCAATCAGATTTAGTTCATGCAACATGCATGACAAGATGCTCTTTCTTCACTTGAAAGATATTGTTGCTGTCATTTCCTTAAGAAATGTCATcgagcacaaacacaaaaacacacaaatgatccttctgtatacagaag contains:
- the LOC128356128 gene encoding transcription factor HES-5-like, whose protein sequence is MQPAEIRFSLQRPLQHRDPAMAPTITAAMTNSQEHQTLTHKLRKPLVEKLRRERINSSIEQLKSLLGPKFLKQQPDSKMEKADILEMTVCFLTQLQQQNQQQGRLLNHFNKLQSSSEKNLREADFSPLSSTVQTSITKEKSPVNSALWRPW